The following proteins are encoded in a genomic region of Vibrio spartinae:
- the cysZ gene encoding sulfate transporter CysZ, translating to MTLKKRSGFGYFFFGIKLAVTPGIRRFVILPLLANVLLLGGALYYVFTQMSNWLDNIMSYVPDFLSWLNYIIWPLAVLSILFVTMYFFSAIANIIASPFNGLLAEKVEKLLDGHAIDNEGLWSFFKDIPRVFAREWRKLRYTIPKMIGLFILLLIPGIGQTIGPLVWFIFTAWMLAIQYCDYPFDNHKVNFDTMRMQLKGKQGRAYGFGMLVTLFTTIPIINLIVMPAAVCGATAMWVNEFKAETLKAQN from the coding sequence ATGACGTTAAAAAAACGTTCAGGATTCGGCTATTTCTTCTTCGGTATCAAACTGGCGGTCACCCCCGGGATCAGAAGATTTGTGATACTTCCTCTGCTGGCCAATGTGCTGCTGCTCGGGGGCGCACTCTATTATGTATTTACGCAAATGAGCAACTGGCTCGATAACATAATGTCTTATGTGCCTGACTTTCTGTCATGGCTGAACTACATCATTTGGCCACTGGCTGTCCTGTCAATACTTTTTGTAACGATGTATTTCTTCAGTGCAATTGCCAACATTATTGCGTCTCCCTTCAATGGCTTGTTGGCTGAGAAAGTTGAAAAACTGCTCGATGGTCATGCTATCGACAATGAAGGCCTCTGGAGTTTTTTCAAAGATATCCCCCGCGTCTTTGCCCGGGAATGGCGCAAACTACGCTACACTATTCCGAAGATGATTGGCTTATTTATTTTGCTGCTGATCCCCGGAATCGGACAAACCATTGGCCCATTGGTCTGGTTCATTTTCACGGCTTGGATGCTCGCAATCCAATATTGTGACTATCCTTTTGATAATCACAAAGTCAACTTTGATACCATGCGTATGCAACTGAAAGGCAAACAAGGACGTGCTTATGGCTTCGGTATGCTGGTCACGCTATTTACAACCATCCCAATCATCAACTTAATTGTGATGCCGGCTGCCGTCTGTGGCGCGACGGCCATGTGGGTCAATGAGTTTAAAGCCGAAACACTTAAAGCACAGAATTAA
- the corC gene encoding CNNM family magnesium/cobalt transport protein CorC (CorC(YbeX) belongs to the Cyclin M Mg2+ Exporter (CNNM) family, and was characterized as belonging to a set of three proteins, at least one of which must be present for CorA to function.) — MNEDNSQNSEGPSKKSFFGRLGQLFQGDPKDRQELVEVIRDSEINDLIDHDTKDMLEGVIQISEMRVRDIMIPRYQMVTIDREASLDKLITLITDAQHSRYPIISEDKDHVDGILLAKDLLKYLGSTCTPFHIDEVIRPAVVVPESKRVDRLLKEFREERYHMAIVVDEFGGVSGLVTIEDILEEIVGNIEDETDDEEQQDIRKLSKHTFAVNALTTIEDFNQTFGTNFSDEEVDTVGGLVMTAFGHLPERGEVVQLTDYQFKVTSADNRRVIQLQVTIPDVETVSEAFQE; from the coding sequence ATGAACGAAGACAATTCGCAGAATTCTGAAGGTCCGAGTAAGAAGTCCTTTTTCGGACGTTTAGGTCAGCTTTTTCAGGGCGACCCCAAAGATCGACAGGAATTGGTAGAAGTTATCCGGGATTCGGAAATCAATGACCTGATCGATCACGATACGAAAGATATGTTGGAAGGGGTCATTCAAATTTCTGAAATGCGAGTTCGGGATATTATGATCCCCCGCTATCAGATGGTGACGATTGACAGAGAGGCATCCCTCGACAAACTCATCACCCTCATCACAGATGCCCAACACTCACGATATCCCATCATCAGTGAAGATAAAGACCATGTTGATGGTATCTTGCTGGCAAAAGATCTGCTCAAATATCTCGGTTCAACATGTACACCATTTCATATCGATGAAGTTATTCGTCCTGCTGTTGTTGTTCCCGAAAGTAAGCGAGTCGATCGGTTATTGAAAGAGTTCCGGGAAGAACGCTACCATATGGCGATTGTTGTCGATGAATTTGGTGGTGTGTCCGGGCTTGTTACCATCGAGGATATACTGGAAGAAATCGTCGGAAATATCGAAGATGAAACCGATGATGAAGAACAACAGGATATCCGAAAACTCAGCAAACACACTTTCGCCGTCAATGCGCTGACGACGATTGAAGACTTTAATCAGACATTCGGTACCAACTTCAGTGATGAAGAGGTGGACACCGTTGGCGGGCTGGTAATGACAGCATTCGGCCATCTCCCTGAACGGGGTGAAGTGGTTCAATTGACTGACTATCAGTTTAAAGTAACCAGTGCAGATAACCGACGCGTGATTCAACTACAAGTGACAATTCCTGACGTTGAAACCGTTTCAGAAGCGTTTCAGGAATAG
- the ptsI gene encoding phosphoenolpyruvate-protein phosphotransferase PtsI codes for MISGILASPGIAIGKALLLQEDEIVLNTNTISDAQIETEVQRFYDARDKSKTQLELIKQKALETFGEEKEAIFEGHIMLLEDEELEDEILALIKDDKLHADNAIHTVIEEQAAALESLDDEYLKERATDIRDIGNRFVKNALGIHIVNLSAINEQVILVAYDLTPSETAQINLDYVLGFATDIGGRTSHTSIMARSLELPAVVGTNDITNHVKNGDTLVLDAINNKIIINPSEDELAEAKSVRETFFAEKEELTKLKDLPAETLDGHRVEVCGNIGTVKDCDGVTRNGGEGVGLYRTEFLFMDRTSLPTEQEQYEAYKEVAEAMQGKSVIIRTMDIGGDKDLPYMDLPKEMNPFLGWRAIRISLDRREILRDQLRAILRASAHGKLRIMFPMIISVEEIRELKDALETYKAELREDGHDFDESIEVGVMVETPAAAAIAHHLAKEVSFFSIGTNDLTQYTLAVDRGNEMISHLYNPLSPAVLNVIKQVIDASHAEGKWTGMCGELAGDERATLLLLGMGLDEFSMSGISIPKVKKVIREVDFQAVKAMAEEALSFPTAEEIDACVEKFISEKSQ; via the coding sequence ATGATTTCAGGCATCCTAGCATCTCCTGGTATTGCTATCGGTAAAGCATTACTACTTCAAGAAGACGAAATCGTCCTTAACACCAACACTATCTCAGATGCGCAAATAGAAACTGAGGTACAACGGTTCTACGACGCACGTGATAAATCAAAAACGCAGTTAGAACTCATTAAACAAAAAGCGCTTGAGACATTTGGCGAAGAAAAAGAAGCTATTTTCGAAGGCCACATCATGCTGCTGGAAGATGAAGAGCTGGAAGACGAAATTTTAGCCCTCATCAAAGACGATAAGCTCCATGCTGACAACGCAATTCATACTGTCATCGAAGAGCAGGCTGCGGCTCTGGAATCATTAGATGACGAATACTTGAAAGAGCGTGCGACAGACATTCGCGATATCGGTAACCGCTTTGTAAAAAATGCATTAGGTATCCATATTGTCAATCTGAGTGCAATCAATGAGCAAGTCATTCTTGTTGCCTATGATCTGACGCCTTCAGAAACAGCACAAATCAACCTCGATTATGTGTTGGGTTTTGCAACAGACATCGGTGGCCGGACATCCCATACATCAATTATGGCCCGCTCTCTTGAGTTGCCTGCGGTTGTTGGTACCAATGATATTACCAACCATGTAAAAAATGGTGACACGCTCGTTTTAGACGCGATCAACAATAAAATCATCATTAATCCTTCAGAAGATGAACTCGCTGAAGCAAAAAGCGTTCGTGAGACGTTCTTTGCCGAAAAAGAAGAACTGACCAAACTGAAAGATTTACCTGCAGAAACCCTTGACGGACACCGTGTTGAAGTCTGCGGTAACATCGGGACGGTGAAAGATTGTGATGGTGTGACGCGTAACGGTGGTGAAGGTGTCGGTCTGTACCGTACTGAATTCCTGTTTATGGATCGTACATCTCTGCCGACTGAGCAAGAACAGTACGAAGCTTATAAAGAAGTGGCAGAAGCGATGCAGGGCAAGTCAGTCATTATCCGTACCATGGATATCGGCGGCGATAAAGATTTGCCATATATGGACTTGCCAAAAGAGATGAACCCATTCCTCGGCTGGCGTGCAATTCGAATCAGTCTGGACCGTCGCGAGATTTTGCGTGACCAGCTTCGTGCGATCCTGCGCGCATCAGCTCATGGTAAGCTACGCATCATGTTCCCGATGATTATTTCTGTCGAAGAAATTCGTGAATTAAAAGATGCGCTTGAAACATACAAAGCTGAACTGCGTGAAGATGGTCATGATTTCGATGAATCGATTGAAGTCGGTGTCATGGTAGAAACACCAGCAGCAGCAGCGATTGCTCACCATCTGGCAAAAGAAGTGTCATTTTTCTCTATCGGTACAAACGACCTGACCCAATATACGCTGGCGGTTGACCGTGGTAATGAAATGATTTCCCACTTATATAACCCACTCTCTCCAGCAGTGCTGAATGTGATTAAGCAAGTGATTGATGCTTCTCACGCAGAAGGTAAATGGACCGGGATGTGTGGTGAACTTGCCGGTGATGAGCGGGCAACCCTACTTCTTTTGGGTATGGGACTTGATGAATTCTCGATGAGCGGAATCTCTATCCCGAAAGTGAAAAAAGTGATTCGAGAAGTAGACTTTCAAGCAGTCAAAGCGATGGCGGAAGAAGCACTATCTTTCCCTACCGCAGAAGAAATTGATGCTTGTGTAGAGAAGTTTATCTCAGAAAAGTCACAATAA
- the crr gene encoding PTS glucose transporter subunit IIA codes for MGLFDKLKKLVSDDSADTGAIDIIAPLSGEIVNIEDVPDVVFAEKIVGDGIAIKPSGDKMVAPVNGTIGKIFETNHAFSIESEDGVELFVHFGIDTVELKGEGFKRIAEEGQPVKAGDTVIEFDLALLEEKAKSTLTPVVISNMDEIKELNKLSGSVVVGETPVLRVTK; via the coding sequence ATGGGGCTGTTTGACAAACTTAAAAAGTTAGTATCTGACGACAGTGCTGACACAGGCGCAATTGATATTATTGCACCGTTATCTGGTGAAATCGTCAATATTGAAGATGTGCCTGATGTCGTTTTTGCTGAAAAAATCGTTGGAGATGGCATTGCTATCAAACCATCTGGAGACAAGATGGTTGCTCCTGTAAACGGCACAATTGGTAAAATCTTCGAAACAAATCATGCATTTTCTATTGAATCAGAAGACGGTGTCGAGTTGTTCGTCCACTTCGGTATCGATACTGTTGAGCTGAAAGGCGAAGGTTTCAAGCGTATTGCAGAAGAAGGCCAACCTGTTAAAGCAGGTGACACTGTGATTGAATTTGATCTTGCACTTCTAGAAGAAAAAGCAAAATCAACGCTAACGCCTGTTGTGATCTCGAATATGGATGAAATCAAAGAACTGAATAAGCTCTCTGGTTCGGTTGTTGTTGGTGAAACACCTGTACTACGTGTCACTAAATAA
- the miaB gene encoding tRNA (N6-isopentenyl adenosine(37)-C2)-methylthiotransferase MiaB: protein MSKKLLIKTWGCQMNEYDSSKMADLLNAASGYELTEEPEEADVLLLNTCSIREKAQEKVFHQLGRWKNLKDHKPGVVIGVGGCVATQEGDHIRERAPFVDVIFGPQTLHRLPEMIKQSQSAEAPVMDISFPEIEKFDRLPEPRADGATAYVSIMEGCSKYCTYCVVPYTRGEEVSRPMDDVLYEIAQLAEQGVREVNLLGQNVNAYRGATYDGEICSFADLLRLVASIDGIDRIRFTTSHPLEFTDDIITVYEDTPELVSFLHLPVQSGSDRILTMMKRPHTAIEYKSIIRKLRKARPDIQISSDFIVGFPGESDKDFQDTMQLIRDVDFDMSFSFVFSPRPGTPAADYPCDLSETVKKERLYELQQTINSQAMRYSRLMLDTEQRILVEGPSKKNLMELRGRTENNRVVNFEGSADLIGQFVDVKIVDVFPNSLRGELIRTEQEMDLRVVTSPLEMIQKTRRENELGVATFTP, encoded by the coding sequence ATGAGTAAGAAACTGCTAATTAAAACCTGGGGTTGCCAAATGAATGAATATGATTCATCCAAAATGGCCGACCTACTCAACGCGGCAAGTGGCTATGAGTTAACAGAAGAACCAGAGGAAGCAGATGTCCTACTATTGAATACCTGTTCAATCCGAGAAAAAGCGCAAGAAAAGGTATTCCATCAATTAGGTCGCTGGAAAAATTTAAAGGATCATAAGCCGGGCGTTGTTATTGGCGTCGGTGGTTGCGTCGCCACTCAAGAAGGTGATCATATCCGTGAACGGGCACCATTCGTTGATGTCATATTTGGGCCACAAACCCTGCATCGCCTGCCGGAAATGATTAAGCAGTCTCAATCTGCCGAAGCGCCCGTCATGGACATTTCATTCCCGGAAATTGAAAAATTCGACCGTCTGCCTGAACCTCGGGCTGATGGTGCAACAGCTTATGTTTCCATCATGGAAGGCTGTTCAAAATACTGCACTTATTGTGTGGTGCCATATACGCGTGGTGAAGAAGTCAGCCGTCCAATGGATGATGTGCTGTATGAAATTGCTCAACTTGCCGAACAAGGCGTTCGTGAAGTCAATCTGCTTGGCCAGAACGTCAATGCGTACCGCGGTGCCACATATGATGGTGAGATTTGCTCATTTGCAGATCTATTGCGTTTAGTCGCATCGATCGATGGTATTGACCGGATCCGTTTCACTACCAGCCATCCGTTGGAATTCACCGACGATATTATTACGGTTTACGAAGATACTCCGGAATTGGTGAGTTTCCTGCACCTTCCGGTACAAAGTGGTTCTGATCGGATTTTGACAATGATGAAACGTCCGCATACGGCCATTGAATATAAATCCATCATTCGCAAACTACGCAAAGCACGTCCGGATATTCAAATCAGCTCTGATTTTATTGTCGGTTTCCCCGGAGAGTCAGATAAAGACTTTCAAGACACGATGCAACTGATTCGAGATGTAGACTTTGATATGAGTTTCAGCTTTGTCTTCTCTCCTCGCCCGGGCACACCGGCAGCCGATTACCCTTGTGATCTGAGCGAAACCGTGAAGAAAGAGCGGCTGTATGAATTACAGCAAACCATTAATAGTCAGGCAATGCGCTACTCGCGTCTGATGTTAGATACCGAGCAACGTATTCTGGTTGAAGGACCATCGAAAAAGAATTTGATGGAATTACGCGGTAGAACAGAAAACAATCGTGTTGTGAATTTTGAAGGTTCAGCAGACCTGATCGGTCAGTTTGTTGATGTCAAGATTGTGGATGTTTTCCCGAACTCTCTGCGCGGTGAACTGATTCGTACCGAGCAGGAAATGGATCTACGCGTGGTTACTTCCCCGCTGGAGATGATCCAAAAGACACGTCGAGAAAATGAGTTGGGAGTTGCTACATTTACCCCTTAG
- the cysK gene encoding cysteine synthase A: MSKIFEDNSLTIGNTPIVRLNKVSQGNVLAKIESRNPSFSVKCRIGANMIWEAEKSGKLKPGVELVEPTSGNTGIALAFVAAARGYKLTLTMPESMSLERRKLLKALGANLELTEAAKGMKGAINKAEEIVASNPDKYLLLQQFDNPANPEIHEKTTGPEIWDATEGEVDVFVAGVGTGGTLTGTSRYLKDEKGKAIISVAVEPEESPVITQALAGEEIKPAPHKIQGIGAGFIPGNLDLSLIDRVERVTSEDAIDMARRLMEEEGILAGISSGAAVVAANRLAELPEFKGKTIVVVLPSSGERYLSTALFAGIFTEKENQQ; the protein is encoded by the coding sequence ATGAGTAAGATTTTTGAAGACAACTCCCTGACCATCGGTAACACCCCTATCGTCCGTCTGAACAAAGTTAGTCAGGGTAACGTACTCGCTAAGATAGAATCCCGTAACCCAAGTTTCAGTGTGAAGTGTCGTATTGGTGCCAACATGATCTGGGAAGCTGAAAAATCCGGCAAACTCAAACCGGGTGTTGAACTTGTTGAACCAACCAGCGGTAATACCGGTATTGCACTCGCGTTTGTTGCTGCGGCCCGTGGCTACAAACTGACCCTGACGATGCCGGAGTCAATGAGTTTAGAGCGTCGTAAACTGCTCAAAGCGCTGGGGGCTAACCTCGAGTTGACAGAAGCGGCAAAAGGGATGAAAGGTGCAATCAATAAAGCAGAAGAGATTGTTGCCAGTAACCCGGACAAATATTTGCTACTTCAACAATTTGATAACCCGGCTAACCCGGAAATTCATGAAAAAACGACAGGACCTGAAATTTGGGACGCAACTGAAGGTGAAGTTGACGTATTCGTCGCAGGTGTCGGTACCGGTGGCACACTGACAGGAACCAGCCGCTACCTTAAAGATGAGAAAGGTAAAGCGATTATTTCTGTTGCAGTTGAACCTGAAGAGTCACCAGTCATCACTCAGGCTTTAGCTGGCGAAGAAATCAAACCGGCTCCGCATAAAATTCAGGGCATCGGTGCAGGTTTTATCCCGGGCAACCTCGATTTATCGCTCATTGACCGTGTTGAACGCGTCACTTCTGAAGATGCAATTGACATGGCGCGTCGCCTGATGGAAGAGGAAGGCATTCTCGCTGGAATATCTTCTGGTGCAGCTGTTGTAGCCGCAAACCGTCTGGCTGAACTCCCTGAATTTAAAGGTAAAACAATCGTCGTGGTTCTGCCGAGCTCCGGTGAACGTTACCTCAGTACCGCACTATTTGCAGGGATATTTACCGAGAAAGAGAACCAACAATAA
- a CDS encoding 2-octaprenyl-3-methyl-6-methoxy-1,4-benzoquinol hydroxylase, whose amino-acid sequence METYQVAVVGGGMVGAALALGLAQQGKKVVLLESHQPQPFDATQPMDVRVSAISMASVKLLKSLGVWQHIESMRVCPYRRLETWESVECRTCFDAHDIGLEQLGYMVENRVIQLGIWQAFQQYPNLTVKCPSRLQKIEFGEQENCLHLDEEPMIHAQWVVGADGAHSQVRDFARIGVTAWDYRQHCMLIHVKTEQPQQDVTWQRFYPSGPRSFLPLSGHQASLVWYDTPQKIRQLSQLPSTRLAQEIQAHFPSELGEIDVVQHGSFALTRRHAHQYVAKRCVLIGDAAHTIHPLAGQGVNLGLKDVKCLLKQLSESSTLDESAFVRYEQRRRPDNLLMQTGMDVFYKTFSNNHTPVKIVRNVALKLANHSGMLKKQVLRYAIGLS is encoded by the coding sequence ATGGAAACATATCAAGTTGCTGTTGTCGGGGGTGGCATGGTCGGTGCCGCTTTAGCTTTGGGGCTGGCACAGCAGGGTAAAAAAGTTGTTTTACTGGAAAGTCATCAGCCGCAGCCTTTTGATGCGACTCAGCCCATGGACGTTCGGGTGTCAGCTATCTCGATGGCCTCGGTCAAACTGCTTAAATCATTGGGGGTGTGGCAACACATTGAGTCGATGCGAGTGTGTCCCTACCGCCGTCTTGAAACATGGGAATCTGTGGAATGTAGGACCTGCTTTGATGCTCATGATATTGGGTTGGAGCAGTTGGGATATATGGTTGAGAACCGTGTTATCCAGCTTGGCATATGGCAAGCATTTCAGCAATATCCTAACTTAACGGTGAAGTGCCCGAGCCGCTTGCAAAAAATTGAGTTCGGTGAGCAGGAGAATTGTTTACATCTGGATGAAGAGCCGATGATTCATGCTCAATGGGTCGTTGGTGCGGATGGTGCTCATTCTCAGGTGCGTGATTTCGCTCGTATCGGGGTAACCGCGTGGGATTATCGTCAACACTGTATGTTGATTCATGTGAAGACCGAGCAGCCACAACAGGACGTGACTTGGCAACGCTTTTATCCATCAGGTCCGCGTTCATTTTTACCATTAAGTGGTCATCAGGCTTCACTCGTCTGGTACGATACACCCCAAAAAATTCGCCAATTGAGTCAGTTACCTTCCACTCGACTGGCGCAGGAAATTCAAGCGCATTTTCCCTCAGAACTTGGTGAGATCGATGTCGTCCAGCATGGCTCATTTGCTTTGACCCGGCGCCATGCCCATCAATATGTTGCCAAGCGCTGCGTTTTGATTGGTGATGCCGCGCATACGATTCATCCGCTGGCAGGACAAGGTGTGAATCTCGGTTTGAAAGATGTGAAATGTTTGCTCAAGCAGCTTTCAGAATCGAGTACGCTCGACGAAAGTGCGTTTGTGCGTTACGAACAACGTAGAAGGCCGGATAATTTACTGATGCAAACAGGAATGGACGTATTTTATAAAACCTTCAGCAACAACCATACACCAGTAAAAATCGTTAGAAATGTTGCCTTAAAATTGGCAAATCATTCTGGGATGCTGAAAAAACAAGTGCTACGTTATGCAATTGGCCTGTCATGA
- a CDS encoding PhoH family protein encodes MSNKIITLEISLEPSDNRRLASLCGPFDDNIKQLERRLGVEINYRNHLFTVVGKPHTTTAAIDILKTLYVNTAPVRGQIPDIEPEQIHLAIKESGILEQNAEPSFEHGKEVFVKTKKGMIKPRTPNQAQYLMNMVTHDITFGVGPAGTGKTYLAVAAAVDALERQEIRRILLTRPAVEAGEKLGFLPGDLSQKVDPYLRPLYDALFEMLGFERVEKLIERNVIEVAPLAYMRGRTLNDAFIILDESQNTTVEQMKMFLTRIGFNSRAVITGDVTQIDLPRGARSGLRHAVEVLNEVNEISFNFFQADDVVRHPVVARIINAYEKWEAQDQRERKEYEKRRRETQQNRATEEQQDASPTVPESDQS; translated from the coding sequence TTGAGTAATAAAATTATCACACTGGAAATCAGCCTGGAACCATCCGATAACCGTCGCCTTGCAAGTCTGTGCGGGCCGTTTGACGATAATATCAAACAGCTTGAACGTCGTCTGGGCGTTGAAATCAATTACCGTAACCACCTGTTCACCGTCGTCGGTAAACCACATACCACAACGGCAGCCATCGATATTCTCAAAACGCTTTATGTGAATACGGCACCGGTCAGGGGACAAATTCCGGATATTGAGCCTGAACAAATTCACCTTGCTATCAAAGAATCCGGTATTCTGGAACAGAATGCTGAACCTTCCTTTGAGCACGGAAAAGAAGTCTTCGTCAAAACGAAGAAAGGAATGATCAAACCCAGAACACCGAATCAGGCGCAATATCTGATGAACATGGTGACTCATGACATTACTTTCGGAGTCGGACCTGCCGGAACAGGAAAAACATATCTTGCCGTAGCCGCTGCCGTTGATGCGCTCGAACGACAAGAAATTCGTCGTATTCTGTTAACACGTCCAGCCGTTGAAGCGGGTGAGAAACTCGGATTTCTCCCGGGCGACCTCAGTCAAAAAGTCGATCCTTACCTTCGTCCACTGTACGATGCGCTGTTTGAAATGCTTGGCTTTGAACGGGTTGAAAAGCTGATTGAGAGAAATGTGATTGAAGTAGCGCCTCTCGCCTATATGCGAGGCCGGACACTCAACGATGCATTTATTATCTTAGATGAAAGTCAGAATACCACGGTCGAGCAGATGAAAATGTTTCTGACCCGTATCGGTTTCAATTCAAGAGCGGTCATCACAGGCGATGTCACTCAGATTGACTTGCCTCGTGGTGCAAGATCAGGACTCCGTCACGCAGTAGAAGTTCTGAATGAAGTCAATGAAATCAGCTTCAATTTCTTCCAAGCAGATGATGTCGTTCGTCATCCGGTTGTTGCCCGGATTATCAATGCTTATGAAAAATGGGAAGCACAAGATCAAAGAGAGCGCAAAGAGTACGAGAAAAGACGCCGGGAAACGCAACAAAACCGTGCGACTGAAGAGCAACAAGACGCTTCTCCAACCGTACCGGAGTCTGATCAATCATGA
- the ybeY gene encoding rRNA maturation RNase YbeY gives MSIVLDLQVAVEHPENIPSEENFAHWLTAAVSPFQTQAEVTIRIVDHVESQQLNSQYRGKDKPTNVLSFPFELPPGVTLDLLGDLVICREVVEQESDEQHKPLPAHWAHMVVHGSLHLLGYDHIDDDEAVEMESLETEIMLKLGYQDPYLTEK, from the coding sequence ATGAGTATTGTGCTCGATTTACAAGTTGCAGTAGAACACCCGGAAAATATTCCCTCTGAAGAGAATTTTGCTCACTGGCTCACAGCCGCGGTCTCCCCTTTTCAGACACAAGCAGAAGTCACAATTCGAATTGTTGACCATGTGGAAAGTCAGCAACTAAACTCTCAATATCGCGGAAAAGACAAACCGACCAATGTATTGTCATTTCCGTTTGAATTACCACCGGGAGTTACACTGGATCTGTTAGGCGATCTAGTGATTTGCCGCGAAGTTGTCGAACAGGAATCCGATGAGCAGCATAAACCGTTGCCCGCGCATTGGGCGCATATGGTTGTACATGGTAGCCTTCATCTGTTAGGTTATGATCATATCGACGATGACGAAGCTGTAGAAATGGAGTCACTCGAAACAGAAATTATGTTGAAATTGGGCTATCAAGACCCATATTTAACAGAGAAATAG
- a CDS encoding HPr family phosphocarrier protein yields the protein MYEKQVEITAENGLHTRPAAQFVKEAKTFDAEITVTSNGKSASAKSLFKLQTLGLVKGTVVTIAAEGAQAKQAVDHLVALMDHLE from the coding sequence ATGTACGAGAAGCAAGTAGAAATCACTGCTGAAAACGGCCTTCACACTCGTCCTGCTGCACAGTTCGTGAAAGAAGCAAAAACATTTGATGCTGAAATCACCGTCACTTCAAACGGAAAAAGTGCCAGTGCGAAAAGCCTATTCAAACTACAAACACTCGGCCTTGTCAAAGGTACTGTTGTTACCATCGCTGCCGAAGGCGCTCAAGCGAAACAAGCGGTTGATCACCTAGTTGCTTTGATGGATCACCTTGAATAA